In Antedon mediterranea chromosome 10, ecAntMedi1.1, whole genome shotgun sequence, one genomic interval encodes:
- the LOC140061214 gene encoding uncharacterized protein has product MDMEFITLVGIFLLIIFTMIIYLCKNVNKEVTSKKQIFVNTTGNVNNGVMDKTAEFKIVVNDILDLLDECCSTENVKDDRNDDTGNVNCEFMKDTTEFKGIIDDIINILSYGTEVTSEFDDTCDFCNIEVKVDDNCITCDCCSQYFHVKCVRDVFEDKLCNSRVIWICSMCGNSNFVNNMLGEIGIPCHFNRYTILEPDESVTADFPELTKNKEKRCNNAKLKCQQTGSEDLLGSDWMRVRSKKRTDNKKKRCKNRGNKKRRKPVINGISLEPGVKYIGKGVKDFYERRNNNKMEWNMNTNTYREYNKENSKTNVLGNSQTIFDDSGRPMCDVLKNTKVTNGIQQQSGGGSKRLRNNKGRFVKTKKIDNKKAQGNVNLKNDCDTMKDIKNMGNKDNSETKTDEDFKIECTVENDNTATDDAKAQHNSKINDRSRIIDSNGTDHKNQTCASCEFEENEVFIIDDGCKKAMTKKIRSHTKPKCDQHTIDVDIEVLTKNNFSEELIIDDVPKQKNTRKRQKTQSINELQVYNSNENITVAQGNFNQGNYRFGFASGKQCVANSLVAILYSTKRNGNDFYTKDLDTILTLGNELYRYIQKDSTMHEDLLMISELPKELDILDNTFVISPKESVFGIIDGNLEFMAEYGALSLNQALEQELHQHDAFFMNFNRSTFSIIKRVNGFLIFDPHARDRFGRVSEHGKSILLYSTSWQGVYDYCIRLARSMNCNLHDTEFELTGVNIENKSMMLCSASVLDDNCEQSNFGNVDVDEPSTSYQYKCSTGLPDKNIDSNVKGKKHNKEGHVSSSNGWQSDSDIEIVNVQYERRPDENFKFIPISEAQKKNMCNEVGIHCEHTDMNCGINRASQIGHPLQITNITGDGNCFYRAISYIISGTEDNHFLLRRAITNHLLETGDLFINTFSHEYRSVKEYVLKKRVMDNGTWASNTEISAMANLLNTDIYSFNDQLLTWQLFSAKNPGRIDDVTTDNGIYILYTMNVHFNVVESVNVSQNNVQETTGKVDMNVTSHNKLSNTEANFSVKNSTTKKRKQTRYETCDTFEDIEPKHKQKIKKNKYNNDTIFRRKTMQNNNQRNKEKYHNDPTFRQNVTQKLAEKYRSNLKFRQNCKEKLAEKYRSNLKFRQNCKEKLAEKYWSNLKFRQKCKDKLAEKYRSNLKFRQKCKDKLAEKYRSNLKFRQKCKDKLAEKYRSNLKFRQNCKLKLAEKYQGNLKFRESVKQRCKQKFTEKYHGDEGFRKKIMKKNMKNREKIKRENTNFAFVLENFRKTVSRGPEYVCCVCLKLLFKDQVMKCIKAKYKNKACGQHGIHGPVVCVPSNTIETVKMLPRPEVDDQLISVKLKRKLSYKGYYKYKFVKTANVIQALRYLQDHNKCYFDIAINEEWHNYLSEDNIESETTNENENNEEEENEEEVGVTFDTSLQPVDRRQNLVDEYFNDIICCAPCENNSPIALLSNKSNEAKSFPVLFPTGQPTFHDTRDVKITLGRYFHNRLMHIDNRFAQNTEYIFYAQSLYELQQILSSISIALRKGSSKKDDFSKVTVSDLKNVAKIEEILKSDRGYKFLKQIRGTPPYWQATQKDIIAMVRQIGKPTFFLSFSSADFRWKEIMTTLLNQSGDQRNIEELEWADKCNLLKSNPVTVARMFDKRFHTFLKNVILSEAQPIGKVVDYFYRIEFQMRGSPHVHMLVWVENAPIFGTDKDNEVINFVDKYISCAVPCETVDRELNEIVKSVQIHSKRHSKSCKKKGTNCRFNFPRQPSGNTFVMRPTIVDKDNDDNDDNKQAMELLTSVKDAVTNEETYKNAIELFQSLGITQSAFEKANNCVATEEKIVIKRNPQDVWVNQYNPSLLRAWNANMDIQYITNVYACIIYVIGYMSKSEREMGLLLNHAASEIKEGNEDARQSLRKLGNVYMNNREVSAQESIYRVCSLRLKECSRKVEFIPVGPNPVRMSLPLSVIKNKEDDDLKKQLGFIQKRTRTSNAIVRYPRFPMDTAPEKYFLSILQLFLPFRKDEQLKPPNFETYEQFHEEGCVKLCGCQLQTVKSIVHGNMEQYEKSADDVEEAQECLSKFGPQEDAWSLLCPESEKERLDNPKPNVEVDDEEDEFFIPDFGLPKNHTSKTRQWCLDKVNGKKPEAFYTFITGGAGTGKSHLVNCIYNEATRILGKIMENPDDLSILKLAPTGIAAYNIKGQTIHSSLSIPINISLPYQPLGEEKISALRNQLRQLQIVIIDEISMVNQRLLWYIHGRLRQIKQVRNDSPFGNISVIAVGDFYQLPPVMGILKSRETGEECEDAVHIYPRNKQVDEWNKKMLHKTCTDIVCIEAEDSVVNAKKQTKICDKPRNSRQTSLLNYLWIALNARVMLIKNVDVKKGLTNGCMGHVHEIVKPNRNAKPVSIKVKFDNNEIGVQAIEMFKESMGNKYSRKQFPLKLAYACTVHKVQGLTMNEAVVCLKNTFAPGQAYVALSRVTSISGLTIEHLNPNLIYCDPNIKKCLNNMESYVQCKKQGHDSDSKFSIMLHNIQGLKQHFADLQCNDLFMNSSIICLTETWLNKDDDVFDVSIEPYKLYHQARYDSYSNTNDLSSKIKHQAHGGVAVYTKNTFTSRLNIRNNDIEAVSFLITSPISVSVSVIYRPPSYDINQFCQNLRKYLEELQKVSTKCIVMGDFNENLFKQSSRVNNLMSENQYRQHVTCSTTENNTLIDHVYSKGLDSVHAEVIPIYYSYHEAIQIKF; this is encoded by the exons atGGATATGGAATTCATAACATTAGTTGGTatctttttgttgattatctttacaatgataatttatttgtgtaaGAATGTGAATAAAGAAGTTACAAGTAAAAAGCAGATTTTTGTCAATACAACTGGTAATGTTAATAATGGAGTTATGGATAAGACAGCAGAATTTAAAATAGTTGTTAATGACATCTTGGACCTACTTGATGAATGCTGTTCAACTGAGAATGTCAAAGACGACAGAAATGATGATACAGGTAATGTCAATTGTGAATTTATGAAAGATACAACTGAATTTAAAGGAATAATTGATGATATCATAAACATATTATCTTATGGTACAGAGGTCACTTCAGAGTTTGATGATACATGCGATTTCTGTAATATTGAAGTGAAAGTAGACGACAATTGCATAACATGTGACTGTTGTAGTCAATATTTTCATGTGAAATGTGTAAGAGATGTTTTTGAAGACAAACTATGTAATTCCAGGGTAATTTGGATTTGTTCAATGTGTGGGAATAGTAATTTTGTTAATAACATGTTGGGTGAAATAGGTATTCCCTGTCATTTCAATAGATATACGATTCTAGAACCTGATGAATCTGTCACTGCAGACTTTCCAGAATTaacgaaaaataaagaaaaacgttGTAATAATGCCaaattaaaatgtcaacaaaCAGGAAGTGAAGATTTACTTGGTAGTGATTGGATGAGAGTAAGATCAAAGAAAAGAACcgacaacaaaaaaaaaagatgtaaaaaTAGAGGAAATAAGAAAAGGAGAAAGCCCGTTATAAATGGTATAAGTTTAGAACCAGGTGTAAAATATATTGGCAAAGGTGTAAAAGATTTCTATGAAAGacgaaataataacaaaatggaaTGGAATATGAATACAAATACTTACAGAGAATACAACAAAGAAAATTCTAAAACGAATGTATTGGGAAATTCACAAACAATATTTGACGACagtggtaggcctatgtgtgatgttttgaaaaatacaaaagtaacaaACGGAATACAACAACAATCAGGTGGTGGTTCGAAACGTTTACGAAATAACAAAGGTCGTTTTGTCAAAACTAAGAAGATTGATAACAAAAAAGCACAAGGTAATGTGAATTTAAAGAATGATTGCGATACTATGAAAGATATAAAGAACATGGGTAATAAAGACAATTCTGAAACGAAAACTGACGaggattttaaaatagaatgtaCTGTAGAAAACGACAACACAGCGACTGACGATGCGAAAGCACAACATAATAGCAAAATAAATGACAGAAGTAGAATAATTGATAGTAATGGTACAGATCataaaaatcaaacatgtgCAAGTTGTGAATTTGAGGAAAATGAAGTATTCATAATTGATGACGGATGCAAAAAAGCAATGACTAAAAAAATTAGGTCCCATACTAAACCTAAATGTGACCAACATACTATCGATGTGGACATTgaagttttaacaaaaaataatttttcggaAGAATTGATAATCGATGATgtaccaaaacaaaaaaatacacgaAAAAGGCAGAAAACacaatcaataaatgaattacaagtatataatagtaatgaaaatataactGTAGCACAGGGTAATTTTAATCAAGGGAATTATAGATTTGGCTTTGCAAGTGGTAAACAGTGTGTTGCAAATAGTCTTGTAGCTATTCTTTATTCTACAAAGAGGAATGGAAATGATTTTTACACCAAAGACCTTGATACAATATTGACTCTTGGAAACGAGTTGTACCGTTACATTCAGAAAGATTCCACTATGCACGAGGACCTTTTAATGATTTCTGAACTGCCGAAAGAATTGGATATCTTGGATAACACATTTGTAATATCTCCCAAAGAATCAGTTTTTGGCATAATAGATGGGAATCTCGAATTTATGGCTGAGTATGGAGCCTTGTCATTAAACCAAGCTCTTGAACAAGAATTACACCAACAtgatgcattttttatgaatttcaacagaagcacattttctattattaaaCGTGTAAATGGTTTCCTTATATTTGATCCACATGCAAGAGATCGATTTGGTCGTGTTAGTGAGCATGGAAAGAGTATTTTACTTTACAGTACATCTTGGCAAGGTGTGTACGACTATTGTATAAGATTAGCAAGGTCAATGAACTGTAATTTACATGACACCGAGTTTGAACTGACTggtgtaaatattgaaaataagtcTATGATGTTATGTTCCGCTTCTGTGCTAGATGATAATTGTGAACAAAGCAACTTTGGAAATGTCGATGTTGATGAACCTAGTACGTCTTATCAATATAAATGTAGTACAGGATTACCAGACAAGAATATTGATTCTAACGTTAAAGgcaaaaaacataataaagaagGTCATGTCTCATCAAGTAATGGATGGCAAAGTGATAgtgatattgaaattgttaatgttCAGTATGAAAGAAGACCTGAcgagaattttaaatttattcctATCTCAGAagcacaaaagaaaaacatgtgtAATGAAGTAGGCATTCATTGTGAACATACCGATATGAATTGTGGTATTAACAGAGCTAGTCAGATTGGACATCCTCTTCAAATTACGAATATTACAGGTgatggtaattgtttttatcgtgcaatttcatacattatttctGGTACTGAAGATAATCATTTTCTTTTAAGAAGAGCAATTACTAATCATTTATTGGAGACTGGTGACttgtttattaatacatttagtcACGAGTATAGATCAGTTAAGGAATATGTGttaaaaaaaagagtaatgGATAATGGAACGTGGGCATCCAATACTGAAATAAGTGCAATGGCAAACTTGCTTAATacagatatttattcatttaatgatCAACTTTTGACGTGGCAATTGTTTTCTGCTAAAAACCCGGGAAGAATAGATGATGTTACAACTGACaatggtatatatattttgtacaccaTGAATGTGCATTTTAATGTAGTGGAATCTGTCAATGTTAGTCAAAATAATGTTCAGGAAACAACAGGAAAAGTTGATATGAATGTGACATCCCACAATAAACTGTCAAATACAGAGGCGAATTTTTCTGTAAAGAATTCTACAACAAAGAAACGAAAGCAAACGCGATATGAAACTTGTGACACATTTGAAGATATAGAACCAAAACACAAACAGA aaataaagaagaaTAAATACAACAATGACACAATCTTTAGGCGTAAAACTATGCAAAACAATAatcaaagaaataaagaaaagtaTCACAATGATCCAACATTTCGACAAAACGTTACCCAAAAATTGGCAGAgaagtatcggagtaatttgaaatttagacaaaactgtaaAGAAAAATTGGCTGAgaagtatcggagtaatttgaaatttagacaaaactgtaaAGAAAAATTGGCTGAGAAGTATtggagtaatttgaaatttagacaaaaatgcAAAGACAAATTGGCAGAAAAGTATcgaagtaatttgaaatttagacaaaaatgtAAAGACAAATTGGCAGaaaagtatcggagtaatttgaaatttagacaaaaatgtAAAGACAAATTGGCAGaaaagtatcggagtaatttgaaatttagacaaaactgtaaACTAAAATTGGCTGAGAAATATCAAGGTAATTTAAAATTCCGTGAAAGTGTTAAGCAAAGGTGTAAGCAAAAATTTACAGAAAAGTATCATGGTGATGAAGGGTTCCGAAAAAAAATCATGAAGAAAAACATGAAGAATAGGGAAAAAATCAAAAGAGAAAACACTAATTTTGCGTTTGTTTTAGAAAACTTCAGGAAAACAGTTTCTCGTGGTCCTGAATATGTTTGTTGTGTATGccttaaattgttatttaaagaTCAAGTTATGAAGTGCATCAAagctaaatacaaaaataaggcTT GTGGACAGCATGGAATACATGGACCAGTCGTATGTGTACCATCAAATACTATTGAaactgtaaaaatgttgccTAGACCAGAGGTTGATGATCAATTAATATCTGTAAAATTGAAGCGAAAGTTGTCTTAcaaaggttattacaaatataaatttgttaaaactGCCAATGTTATTCAAGCTCTTAGATATTTACAAGATCATAACAAGTGCTACTTTGATATAGCTATTAATGAAGAATGGCACAATTATTTATCTGAAGATAACATCGAAAGTGAAACTactaatgaaaatgaaaacaatgaagaagaagaaaatgaaGAAGAAGTAGGTGTTACCTTCGATACAAGTCTTCAACCTGTTGACAGACGACAAAATTTGGTagatgaatattttaatgacaTAATTTGTTGTGCACCGTGTGAAAATAATAGCCCTATTGCATTATTAAGTAATAAAAGCAATGAAGCAAAATCATTTCCAGTGTTATTTCCAACAGGCCAACCAACATTCCATGATACGAGAGATGTTAAAATAACACTCGGACGTTATTTTCATAATAGATTAATGCATATAGATAACAGGTTTGCACAAAATACAGAATACATATTTTATGCTCAATCTTTATATGAACTTCAACAAATTTTATCAAGTATTTCCATTGCATTGCGAAAAGGGTCAAGTAAAAAAGATGATTTTAGCAAAGTTACTGTATCCGATTTGAAAAATGTTGCCAAAATTGAggaaattttaaaatctgataggggttataaatttttaaaacaaattcgtGGAACTCCACCGTACTGGCAAGCTACACAGAAAGATATAATAGCAATGGTTAGACAGATTGGAAAGCCaacattctttctttcattctcaAGTGCTGACTTCCGTTGGAAAGAAATAATGACGACATTGTTAAATCAGTCAGGAGACCAAAGAAACATTGAAGAATTGGAATGGGCagataaatgtaatttgttgaaatcaAATCCGGTGACTGTTGCAAGAATGTTTGACAAACGCTTTCatacttttttgaaaaatgtaattttgtctgAAGCACAGCCTATTGGTAAAGTCGTAGATTATTTTTACCGAATTGAATTTCAAATGAGAGGAAGTCCACATGTTCATATGTTAGTATGGGTTGAAAATGCTCCTATTTTTGGTACAGATAAAGATAATgaagttattaattttgttgataaatatatttcttgtgCTGTGCCATGTGAAACTGTAGATCGTGAACTGaatgaaattgttaaaagtGTGCAAATTCACAGTAAAAGACATtctaaatcatgtaaaaaaaagggAACAAATTGCAGATTTAACTTTCCCAGACAACCTTCTGGAAATACATTTGTTATGAGACCTACAATTGTGGATaaagacaatgatgataatgatgacaataaacAAGCAATGGAGCTGTTAACCTCAGTAAAAGATGCTGTGACTAATgaagaaacatataaaaatgcaatAGAACTTTTCCAAAGTTTAGGTATTACACAGAGTGCATTTGAGAAAGCAAATAATTGTGTAGCTACTGAGGaaaaaatagttataaagaGAAACCCTCAAGATGTGTGGGTAAATCAATATAATCCTTCATTATTGAGAGCATGGAATGCTAATATGgatattcaatatattacaaatgtatatGCATGTATAATTTacgttataggatatatgtcaAAATCTGAACGTGAAATGGGTTTACTGTTAAATCATGCAGCATCAGAAATAAAAGAAGGCAATGAAGATGCTAGGCAAAGTTTGCGAAAACTTGGTAATGTTTATATGAATAATCGAGAAGTGTCTGCACAAGAAAGTATTTATCGTGTTTGTAGTTTAAGATTAAAAGAATGTTCAAGGAAAGTTGAATTCATCCCAGTAGGACCTAATCCTGTCAGAATGAGTTTACCACtaagtgtaattaaaaacaaagaagatgatgat ttaaaaaaacaGTTGGGATTCATCCAAAAAAGAACACGAACTAGTAATGCTATAGTAAGATACCCTCGATTTCCAATGGATACAGCACCTGAGAAATATTTTTTGAGTATACTTCAGTTATTTCTACCATTTCGAAAAGATGAACAGTTAAAACCTCCAAATTTTGAAACGTACGAACAATTTCATGAGGAAGGATGTGTGAAATTATGTGGCTGTCAATTACAAACGGTAAAGTCAATAGTTCATGGAAACATGGAACAGTATGAAAAAAGTGCTGATGATGTTGAAGAAGCACAGGAatgtttatcaaaatttggACCACAAGAAGATGCATGGAGCCTATTATGTCCAGAAAGTGAAAAAGAAAGGTTAGACAACCCAAAGCCAAATGTAGAggttgatgatgaagaagatgaatttTTCATTCCAGATTTTGGACTTCCAAAAAATCATACATCTAAA acaaGACAATGGTGTTTAGACAAAGTTAATGGTAAAAAACCTGAAGCATTTTACACTTTCATAACTGGAGGCGCTGGTACAGGAAAAAGTCATTtggtaaattgtatttataatgaagCGACACGTATTCTGGGAAAAATTATGGAAAATCCCGATGATTTGTCAATATTGAAATTAGCTCCTACAGGAATCGCAGCATATAATATTAAAGGCCAAACAATTCATAGCTCTTTGTCTATCCCGATTAATATTTCACTTCCGTATCAACCACTTGGAGAAGAAAAAATAAGTGCACTTCGTAATCAGTTGCGTCAGttgcaaattgttattatagatgAAATATCAATGGTAAATCAAAGGTTACTTTGGTATATCCACGGACGATTAAGgcaaataaaacaagtacgCAACGATAGTCCATTTGGTAACATTTCAGTAATTGCTGTTGGTGATTTTTATCAGTTACCCCCAGTGATGGGCA TTCTGAAATCACGTGAAACAGGTGAAGAATGTGAAGATGCTGTTCATATTTACCCACGCAACAAACAAGTTGATGaatggaataaaaaaatgttgcacaAAACCTGTACAGACATTGTATGCATTGAAGCAGAAGATAGTGTAGTAAACGCCAAGAAACAGACCAAAATTTGTGACAAACCTCGGAATtcacgtcaaactagtttactaAATTATTTGTGGATTGCACTTAATGCCAGAGtgatgttgattaaaaatgtagatGTTAAAAAAGGCTTAACGAATGGATGTATGGGACATGTTCATGAAATAGTCAAACCCAATCGTAACGCCAAACCAGTATCTATTAAAGTAAAGTTTGATAATAATGAAATCGGTGTTCAGgcaattgaaatgtttaaagaatcTATGGGGAATAAATACAGTCGAAAACAATTTCCTCTGaaattagcatatgcatgcACAGTTCATAAAGTCCAAGGATTGACAATGAATGAAGCAGTAGTTTGCCTTAAAAATACCTTTGCACCTGGACAAGCATACGTAGCCCTCAGTCGTGTTACTTCAATATCTGGACTTACTATTGAACATCTTAATCCTAATCTGATTTATTGTGATCCAAACATAAAGAAATGCTTAAATAATATGGAATCATATGTACAATGTAAAAAACAAGGTCATGATTCGGATTCTaaattttcaataatgttacaTAACATTCAAGGGCTTAAACAACATTTTGCTGATCTTCAGTGCAATGATTTGTTTATGAATTCTAGTATTATATGTCTAACTGAAACGTGGTTAAATAAGGATGATGATGTTTTTGATGTAAGTATTGAGCCGTATAAATTGTATCACCAAGCAAGGTATGATTCGTATTCCAATACAAATGATCTGAGttccaaaataaaacatcagGCTCATGGCGGCGTTGCAGTGTATACCAAGAACACGTTTACAAGCAGATTAAACATACGTAATAATGATATAGAAGCAGTTTCATTCTTAATAACAAGTCCAATTTCAGTTTCCGTGTCAGTAATTTATCGACCCCCAAGCTATGATATTAATCAATTCTGTCAAAATTTGAGAAAATATTTGGAAGAGTTACAAAAAGTGagtacaaaatgtattgtaatgggtgattttaatgaaaatcttTTCAAACAATCTTCTAGAGTGAATAATTTAATGTCAGAGAATCAGTACCGACAACATGTTACATGTTCCACCActgaaaacaatacattgattgatcaCGTTTATAGCAAAGGTCTTGATTCAGTACATGCTGAAGTAATTCCAATTTATTATAGCTATCATGAAgccattcaaattaaattttaa
- the LOC140061215 gene encoding uncharacterized protein produces MEGQQQQRQLPQPPAQPQHQEQPVVPAPDAATVNRPISSVALKLPPYWPNDPILWFTQVEAQFTTRGITVDATKYAYLVGSLQPEIAQEVRDLLLNPPTDNRYVNLKDTLIRRTTDSDQQRLRQLLTAEELGDRKPSQLYRRMLQLLGDRPLESSIMKQLFLSRLPTNVQLILASTKDELDLGSLTSLADKIIEVSVTATAPTSVSAVHTDNTPSLSATLENLQKQIQQLSTQVNSLQSDRRHNRYQSRSTSRHRNRSSGRHSSPAQPNSTDRSAQHSNNTPQLCWYHEKFGVNARKCNPPCSENSNADN; encoded by the coding sequence ATGGAAGGACAACAGCAACAACGACAGCTACCGCAACCTCCAGCACAACCCCAGCACCAGGAACAACCTGTGGTGCCCGCTCCTGACGCAGCAACCGTCAACAGGCCAATTTCTTCGGTAGCGTTGAAACTGCCTCCATACTGGCCCAATGATCCGATATTGTGGTTCACCCAAGTGGAAGCACAGTTCACAACGCGTGGGATTACAGTAGATGCTACAAAATACGCTTACTTAGTCGGATCATTGCAACCTGAAATTGCGCAGGAAGTTCGGGATCTACTTCTCAACCCGCCTACTGATAACAGGTATGTGAACTTGAAAGATACCTTAATACGTCGAACAACTGACTCCGACCAACAGCGCCTCCGCCAACTCCTGACGGCCGAGGAGTTGGGGGATAGGAAACCGTCGCAATTATACCGACGGATGTTGCAACTCTTAGGCGACAGGCCACTTGAATCTTCAATTATGAAACAACTATTCTTAAGTCGCCTCCCAACTAATGTACAGCTTATCCTAGCTTCAACCAAGGATGAGTTGGACCTGGGAAGCTTGACATCATTGGCTGACAAAATTATTGAAGTATCTGTAACTGCAACTGCGCCAACAAGTGTATCGGCAGTACACACGGACAATACACCCTCCTTGTCTGCGACCCTTGAAAACCTGCAAAAACAGATTCAACAACTGTCAACGCAAGTTAATTCCTTGCAATCTGACCGACGGCACAACAGATATCAAAGTCGCAGCACAAGTCGACATCGAAATCGATCGAGTGGTAGGCATTCATCTCCTGCTCAACCTAACAGTACCGATCGCTCAGCTCAACATTCAAACAACACTCCTCAACTCTGTTGGTACCATGAAAAATTTGGAGTAAATGCTCGAAAATGCAATCCGCCGTGTTCGGAAAACTCCAACGCCGACAACTAA